From a single Brassica rapa cultivar Chiifu-401-42 chromosome A01, CAAS_Brap_v3.01, whole genome shotgun sequence genomic region:
- the LOC103831737 gene encoding proline-rich receptor-like protein kinase PERK2, with protein sequence MSSAPSPSATPSPPLPPTVIPPVPPLTPPPPTTPVIPPPPPTADPPTTPLTPPPPPPTAIPPTAPVTPPPPLPSTDLTPSPPSSPLPSSPPPPSPATPTPLTPSPPPPFTDPTSPPPPSSPSPPSPPSPSTPPPPRPVTRSPPPRPSGGGSPRTPSITPGFSPPPPASSPGGLSSGVVVGIAIGGVALLVALLTLICFFFFCKKKRRRDEEAPPGPNGPYGAQKQQNASQPSDHGLTSPQQPNPPSAPPRPRGMSSSSSGGYDSNYSDNAVHPPPSPGLALGTYQGTFTYEELARATNGFSEANWLGQGGFGYVYRGILRNGKEIAVKQLKAGSAQGEREFQAEVGIISRVHHRHLVALVGYCIADAQRLLVYEFAPNNTLEFHLHGKGRPPLAWSSRLKISVGSAKGLSYLHENCNPKIIHRDIKAANILLDFKFEAKVADFGLAKIALDTNTHVSTRVMGTFGYLAPEYAASGKLTEKSDVFSFGVVLLELITGRRPVDVNNAYADNSLVDWARPLLTRALEERNFEGLVDPKLNNEYDREEMARMVACAATCVRHSARRRPRMDQVTRVLEGNISPSDLNQGIKPGDSNVYSSYGGSTDYDMSEENEGINKLRRKALGAQEYSESSEYSNPTSEYDLYSTGWSTEGRTTREMETRTIKRTG encoded by the exons ATGTCATCGGCGCCGTCTCCGAGTGCTACTCCATCACCTCCTCTCCCGCCTACCGTCATTCCTCCCGTACCTCCCCTGACGCCTCCTCCTCCTACAACCCCCGTGATACCTCCTCCGCCGCCTACCGCCGATCCTCCCACAACTCCCCTAACGCCTCCTCCGCCACCGCCTACCGCCATTCCTCCTACAGCTCCTGTGACGCCTCCTCCTCCGTTGCCATCCACCGATTTGACGCCTTCACCTCCGTCTTCTCCCTTGCCGTCTTCTCCTCCGCCACCATCTCCCGCCACTCCAACACCTTTGACCCCTTCTCCACCGCCGCCATTCACTGATCCAACGTCTCCGCCTCCGCCTTCTTCTCCTTCGCCTCCGTCTCCCCCATCTCCCTCCACACCCCCTCCGCCTCGGCCGGTAACTCGGAGCCCTCCACCGAGGCCCTCAGGCGGAGGATCTCCTAGAACTCCATCTATCACCCCAGGCTTTTCTCCACCGCCTCCGGCTTCCTCTCCCGGAGGATTATCATCGGGAGTGGTGGTTGGAATAGCCATCGGAGGAGTAGCTCTGCTTGTAGCATTATTGActttgatttgtttctttttcttttgtaagaAGAAACGACGAAGAGATGAAGAAGCACCTCCTGGTCCCAATG GCCCTTACGGTGCACAGAAGCAACAAAATGCATCACAACCATCAGATCACGGGTTGACGTCACCGCAACAACCAAACCCTCCCTCTGCACCACCACGTCCGCGGGGCATGAGCAGCAGCAGCAGTGGTGGCTACGACTCAAACTACTCGGATAATGCAGTTCATCCTCCACCATCTCCAGGGCTTGCACTAGGCACCTATCAAGGCACTTTCACTTACGAGGAGCTAGCTAGAGCCACCAATGGATTCTCTGAGGCCAATTGGTTGGGTCAAGGAGGGTTTGGATATGTCTACAGAGGTATATTGCGTAATGGAAAAGAAATTGCTGTGAAACAGTTGAAAGCTGGGAGTGCTCAGGGGGAGAGAGAGTTTCAGGCAGAGGTAGGGATCATTAGCCGAGTTCACCACAGGCATTTGGTTGCTCTTGTCGGTTATTGCATCGCTGATGCTCAAAGATTGCTTGTCTATGAGTTTGCTCCGAACAACACTCTCGAGTTTCACCTCCATG GGAAGGGACGGCCTCCACTAGCATGGAGCTCAAGATTGAAGATTTCTGTTGGTTCTGCCAAAGGATTGTCGTATCTTCATGAAAATT GTAATCCTAAAATCATCCACCGTGATATCAAGGCGGCAAACATATTGCTTGATTTCAAGTTTGAAGCAAag GTTGCTGATTTTGGTCTTGCCAAGATTGCCTTGGATACAAACACTCATGTATCTACACGCGTGATGGGAACCTTTGG GTATTTGGCTCCTGAATATGCTGCTAGTGGAAAGCTTACAGAAAAGTCTGACGTTTTCTCATTTGGTGTTGTACTTTTGGAGTTAATAACCGGGCGTCGCCCTGTTGATGTAAACAATGCCTATGCAGATAACAGCTTAGTTGATTGG GCACGACCATTGCTTACAAGAGCTCTTGAGGAAAGAAACTTTGAAGGATTGGTTGATCCAAAGCTGAATAATGAGTATGATAGAGAAGAGATGGCTCGTATGGTTGCTTGTGCTGCAACTTGTGTTCGTCATTCAGCTCGTCGCAGACCTCGAATGGACCAG GTTACGCGTGTTCTAGAAGGAAACATATCACCGTCAGATTTGAACCAGGGGATCAAACCGGGTGACAGCAATGTGTATAGCTCATATGGAGGAAGCACAGATTATGACATGAGCGAGGAAAATGAAGGCATCAACAAGTTAAGGAGAAAGGCACTTGGGGCTCAAGAGTACAGTGAAAGCAGTGAGTATAGCAATCCAACTAGTGAGTATGATTTGTACTCGACCGGTTGGAGCACTGAGGGTCGGACCACACGGGAAATGGAGACACGCACTATTAAAAGAACCGGTTAA
- the LOC108869928 gene encoding uncharacterized protein LOC108869928, with protein sequence MVDNIRRSFQNINLGVNDPPLALPETVVNEAVAENRFILIGRPVMPRHQNIRYIIATLPRNWGHEGVHGRMVEGRRFQFIFPSETALEMVLRRGPWAFADRMLILERWTPSFNPLMLNFIPFWIQIRGIPYQFMSQDVVMHIGRALGMYMDVDYNAEATARRDYVRVRVNWNVDEPLRFQRHFQFTPGTNTLLRLTFERLMGFCDVCGMLTHDSVPVSSRTGDLIMERIRILQMMMIMKEEATMPQE encoded by the coding sequence ATGGTTGATAACATACGACGAAGTTTTCAAAATATCAACCTTGGCGTTAATGACCCACCGTTGGCTCTTCCGGAAACGGTGGTGAACGAAGCGGTAGCCGAAAACCGTTTCATCTTGATTGGGAGGCCGGTCATGCCGCGTCACCAAAACATACGATATATCATTGCAACGCTTCCTCGTAATTGGGGGCATGAAGGTGTTCATGGGAGAATGGTTGAAGGAAGGCGATTCCAGTTCATTTTTCCATCGGAGACTGCTCTTGAGATGGTATTACGCCGAGGTCCTTGGGCTTTTGCAGACAGAATGTTGATTCTCGAAAGATGGACTCCATCTTTTAATCCGTTGATGTTGAATTTCATTCCATTTTGGATTCAAATCCGTGGAATTCCATATCAATTCATGAGTCAGGATGTGGTGATGCACATTGGGAGGGCACTTGGTATGTATATGGATGTTGACTACAATGCAGAAGCGACGGCTCGTAGAGATTATGTAAGAGTACGTGTCAATTGGAATGTTGATGAGCCTCTTCGTTTCCAGAGGCATTTTCAATTCACACCGGGAACTAACACCCTTCTGCGTCTCACATTTGAGAGGCTCATGGGCTTTTGTGATGTTTGTGGTATGCTCACCCACGACTCGGTGCCTGTCTCATCTAGAACGGGGGACCTGATAATGGAGAGGATCAGGATTcttcagatgatgatgataatgaaggAGGAAGCAACCATGCCCCAGGAGTAA
- the LOC103831747 gene encoding probable esterase KAI2 has product MGVNQKISGLAAVMNAKIIGSGERSMVLAHGFGGDQSVWEKIIPVLSQSFEVLVFDWPFSGAIKDQTLCDPSKYNSFDAFSDDLISLMEELKFGPVVFVGHSMSGMIGCSASIKRPDLFTNLVLIAASPRYINSEGYKGGFEPKDIDAIISNIATNYEAWAVAFPPIVVDSRDSLSVQWLEKCLKKMKPETALALAKIVFGSDERELLGKVSLPCHVIQPGNDVIVPVSVAYFIQENIKGKSTVEIIENSIGHFPQLTSHLELLRVMRRLLEF; this is encoded by the exons ATGGGGGTTAACCAGAAGATATCCGGTCTCGCAGCCGTTATGAACGCCAAGATCATTGGTTCTGGTGAGAGGTCAATGGTCTTGGCACACGGATTTGGAGGCGACCAGTCGGTTTGGGAGAAGATTATTCCAGTCTTGTCCCAATCTTTTGAAGTTTTGGTCTTTGACTGGCCTTTCTCTGGAGCCATCAAAGACCAAACTCTTTGTGACCCTTCCAAGTATAATTCATTTGATGCCTTCTCTGACGATCTTATTTCTCTTATGGAGGAGTTGAAGTTTGGCCCCGTTGTGTTCGTAGGCCATTCCATGTCTGGCATGATCGGTTGTTCTGCTTCTATTAAGAGACCCGACTTGTTTACAAATCTTGTCCTTATTGCTGCTTCTCCCAG GTACATAAACAGTGAAGGTTACAAAGGAGGGTTTGAGCCAAAAGACATTGACGCGATCATCTCCAACATTGCCACCAACTACGAGGCTTGGGCGGTTGCTTTCCCCCCCATAGTGGTCGACTCAAGAGACTCTCTCTCGGTCCAATGGTTAGAGAAGTGTCTTAAGAAGATGAAGCCCGAGACGGCTCTTGCCTTAGCTAAGATAGTGTTTGGCAGCGACGAGAGAGAGCTTTTGGGCAAAGTGTCACTTCCTTGCCACGTCATACAGCCTGGAAATGACGTCATAGTACCTGTCTCCGTTGCCTACTTCATACAAGAGAATATCAAAGGGAAATCCACGGTAGAGATCATCGAGAACTCGATTGGGCATTTCCCACAACTGACGTCACATCTGGAGCTTCTACGAGTCATGAGACGCCTCCTCGAGTTTTGA
- the LOC103831726 gene encoding uncharacterized protein LOC103831726, whose translation MIIMIIFFFRSMNPSDNDDVDDKALLWIYVNKIEKIVGGGSWRFECKFCNTTYVGSYTRVVTHLIQEGVKGIKGCLKVTPQQRDNMKKLVNDCKERIKRAAPTPVPLPSASRKASASSLDYDMSYKFPDTDEAGSKKRKGMDSALGKAFNNQAREQCDGEIFRMFCTSGLSFNVARNPHYRNSFVRASQIPGYVPPGYNALRTTLLQKERKNLEVHLQPLKDSWKHKGVSICSDGWSDPHRRPILNLIAANESGPMMLRAINTQGETKTGEVIAEMIIECIKEVGHENVVQVLTDNASNCVKAGALISAKFPTIFWTPCVVHTLNLALKNICAPVYNTRSNGDVYDACYWIKSISEDVTWIKNFIMNHGMRLVMFTEHCDLKLLTIASTRLVFSLVKFNLN comes from the coding sequence ATGATcattatgataattttttttttcagaagtaTGAACCCATCTGATAATGATGATGTGGATGACAAAGCACTCTTATGGATTTATGTGAACAAGATTGAAAAGATAGTAGGAGGGGGATCATGGAGGTTTGAATGCAAATTTTGCAATACAACGTACGTTGGATCTTATACTAGAGTTGTGACTCATCTTATACAAGAGGGAGTTAAGGGAATCAAAGGATGCTTGAAAGTTACTCCACAGCAAAGAGATAACATGAAGAAATTGGTAAATGATTGCAAGGAGAGGATAAAGCGTGCAGCTCCTACGCCAGTTCCATTACCTTCAGCGTCAAGAAAGGCATCTGCTTCTTCTCTTGACTATGACATGAGCTACAAATTTCCTGATACAGATGAGGCTGGTTCAAAGAAGAGAAAAGGAATGGATTCAGCTTTAGGAAAAGCATTTAACAATCAGGCTAGGGAGCAATGTGATGGTGAAATATTTAGAATGTTTTGTACAAGCGGGTTGTCTTTCAACGTTGCAAGAAATCCTCACTATCGCAACTCATTTGTGCGTGCATCACAAATTCCTGGCTATGTTCCTCCTGGTTATAATGCTTTGAGGACTACACTtctccaaaaagaaagaaagaacctTGAAGTGCACTTGCAGCCTTTGAAGGATTCATGGAAACATAAAGGAGTTAGCATATGTAGTGATGGCTGGTCAGATCCTCATCGAAGACCTATCTTAAATTTGATTGCTGCAAACGAGAGTGGTCCAATGATGTTAAGAGCAATCAACACTCAAGGTGAAACAAAAACTGGTGAGGTGATTGCAGAAATGATCATAGAATGCATTAAGGAGGTTGGACATGAGAATGTGGTTCAAGTACTCACTGACAATGCTTCAAATTGTGTTAAAGCTGGTGCACTTATTTCAGCTAAGTTTCCTACTATCTTCTGGACACCATGTGTGGTTCATACTTTGAATCTTGCACTCAAGAACATATGTGCGCCAGTTTATAATACAAGAAGCAATGGAGATGTGTATGATGCTTGTTATTGGATAAAGTCTATCAGTGAGGATGTTACTTGGATCAAGAACTTTATTATGAACCATGGAATGAGGCTTGTCATGTTCACAGAGCATTGTGATCTTAAGCTCCTTACAATTGCTTCTACAAGGTTAGTGTTCTCTCTTGTTAAGTTCAAtcttaattag